A window from Deinococcus detaillensis encodes these proteins:
- the iolG gene encoding inositol 2-dehydrogenase, producing the protein MKPVLQCALIGAGRMGQAHANVLTRLSGVQVTWVMDVNAQNAERVAAQLGARASTSLEEVLSQPDVQAVLISTPAGTHADTIEAAARAGKAIFSEKPLAKTLEDAVRAVRAVEAAGVPNQVGFQRRYDPAYVSAKARIDAGDLGRLEGFRAVGRDPEPPPTEYLVGAGGLLVDMGGHDLDLARFMVGEVAEVRAIGGAIVKPELAQHGEHDTAVALLRFENGALGTLEVGLRTAYGYDIRTEVLGERGRLHIERDKQPDLSVYDAAGVHHDRPRHFSERFAEAYAAEITAFAEGVQAGRTLTPSVRDALHSLRLALAAQHALVSGETVRVQEFGREWMEQVESA; encoded by the coding sequence ATGAAGCCCGTCTTGCAGTGCGCCCTGATCGGGGCGGGCCGGATGGGGCAGGCGCACGCCAATGTCCTCACCCGGCTCAGCGGCGTTCAAGTCACTTGGGTGATGGACGTAAATGCCCAGAATGCGGAGAGAGTGGCCGCGCAACTCGGCGCACGGGCCAGCACCAGTTTGGAAGAAGTCTTGTCGCAGCCGGATGTACAAGCCGTCCTCATCAGCACGCCCGCTGGAACCCACGCCGACACCATCGAAGCAGCGGCCAGAGCAGGCAAAGCCATTTTTAGCGAGAAGCCACTCGCCAAAACTTTAGAAGACGCCGTTCGCGCCGTCAGAGCGGTGGAAGCGGCGGGCGTGCCGAATCAGGTGGGCTTTCAGCGCCGCTACGATCCGGCTTATGTCAGCGCCAAAGCACGGATAGACGCGGGCGATCTGGGGCGACTAGAAGGATTTAGGGCGGTGGGCCGCGACCCTGAACCGCCGCCCACCGAATACTTGGTCGGCGCAGGCGGCTTGCTGGTAGACATGGGCGGCCATGACCTTGACTTGGCCCGCTTTATGGTGGGCGAGGTGGCCGAGGTGCGGGCCATCGGCGGGGCGATTGTCAAGCCTGAACTGGCCCAGCACGGCGAACACGACACGGCAGTGGCGCTGCTGAGATTTGAGAACGGTGCACTTGGCACGCTGGAAGTTGGCCTGCGAACCGCCTACGGCTACGACATCCGCACTGAAGTACTGGGCGAGCGCGGGCGGCTGCACATCGAGCGTGACAAGCAGCCGGATTTGAGCGTGTACGATGCGGCGGGCGTGCATCATGACCGCCCCCGCCACTTCAGCGAGCGCTTTGCCGAGGCCTACGCCGCCGAGATCACTGCTTTTGCTGAGGGGGTGCAGGCGGGCCGCACATTGACACCCTCAGTGCGAGACGCGCTTCATTCGCTCAGGCTGGCTCTGGCCGCGCAGCACGCGCTGGTCAGCGGCGAAACGGTGCGGGTTCAGGAGTTCGGGAGGGAATGGATGGAGCAAGTGGAGTCAGCATGA
- the iolD gene encoding 3D-(3,5/4)-trihydroxycyclohexane-1,2-dione acylhydrolase (decyclizing) codes for MNTEKTIRLTVAQALIRVLAAQYSEQDGLRQRLIPGVWGIFGHGNVAGLGQALEEYGDALNLPTYRPQNEQGMVHIASAFARHKNRLATYACTASVGPGSTNMITGAALATVNRLPVLLLPSDHFANRIPDPVLQGLEHPSEHDLSVNDCFRPVSKFYSRISRPEQLLSALPEALRVLTDPAETGAVVLSLPEDVQAEAYDWPAAFFVERIWRIRRPPPESDLIQQAAALIRSAKRPLIVGGGGVIYSGAQDALAALVEATGIPFCESQAGKGAVRWDHTQNAGPVGSIGGLAANRLARDADLILAVGTRLGDFVTASKTAFQNPEVKVIGLNVAAMDAAKLGALSLVADARTGLETLLGALGSYQVDAEYTREVTDLKSQWDAAVDEQRRDSGSTPPSQGSVIGRVNDVVGGYATVICAAGSLPGDLVRLWRAEDPKSYHVEYGYSCMGYEIPAGLGVKLAEPSRRVVVMVGDGSYLMMNSELVTAVAENLSLTVVLVDNRAFMSIRGLQMESGSPSFNNELRHRDPKTGRTDGSIVKLDFVQHARGLGAQARQAETLDALQEALETAEQEGGVQVIVVPVNLRERVPGFESWWDVPIAEVSGQAAVNATHAAYRQNLEKQVRIFTPTQIEEKA; via the coding sequence ATGAACACAGAAAAAACGATTCGCCTGACCGTTGCGCAAGCGCTGATCCGGGTGCTGGCAGCGCAGTACAGCGAGCAGGACGGGTTACGTCAGCGGCTGATCCCCGGCGTCTGGGGCATCTTCGGGCATGGCAACGTGGCAGGATTAGGGCAGGCGTTGGAGGAATACGGCGACGCTCTGAACTTACCCACCTATCGCCCGCAAAACGAGCAGGGCATGGTGCATATCGCCTCGGCGTTCGCCCGGCATAAAAACCGGCTGGCGACCTACGCCTGCACTGCCAGCGTGGGGCCGGGCAGCACCAATATGATTACTGGTGCTGCGCTGGCTACAGTCAACCGCTTGCCGGTGCTGCTGCTGCCCAGCGACCACTTCGCCAACCGCATTCCCGATCCGGTGTTACAGGGGTTGGAACATCCATCTGAACACGACCTGTCGGTCAACGACTGCTTTCGGCCCGTCAGCAAATTTTACAGCCGCATCTCGCGCCCAGAGCAACTCCTCTCGGCGCTGCCCGAAGCCCTGCGGGTGCTGACTGACCCCGCCGAGACGGGCGCGGTGGTGCTGAGCTTGCCAGAGGATGTGCAGGCCGAGGCCTATGATTGGCCCGCCGCCTTTTTTGTGGAGCGAATCTGGCGCATTCGCAGACCGCCGCCCGAGTCGGACTTGATTCAGCAGGCGGCGGCGCTGATCCGCTCAGCCAAGCGCCCGCTGATCGTGGGCGGCGGCGGCGTGATCTACAGCGGGGCGCAGGACGCACTGGCCGCACTCGTTGAGGCCACCGGCATTCCCTTCTGCGAGTCGCAGGCCGGGAAGGGAGCGGTGCGCTGGGACCACACACAGAACGCTGGGCCAGTCGGCAGCATCGGGGGACTGGCTGCCAACCGGCTGGCCCGCGACGCCGATTTGATTCTGGCGGTGGGCACGCGGCTGGGCGACTTCGTGACCGCCAGCAAAACGGCCTTCCAGAACCCAGAGGTCAAGGTGATCGGACTGAACGTCGCGGCAATGGACGCCGCCAAACTGGGAGCGCTGAGCCTGGTCGCCGACGCCCGCACGGGTCTGGAAACGCTGCTGGGGGCGCTGGGCAGCTATCAGGTAGACGCCGAGTACACCCGCGAAGTCACCGATCTGAAAAGTCAGTGGGACGCCGCCGTGGATGAGCAACGCCGGGACAGCGGCAGCACTCCCCCCTCGCAGGGCAGTGTGATCGGGCGCGTCAACGACGTGGTGGGCGGCTACGCCACTGTCATCTGCGCGGCAGGCAGCTTGCCGGGCGACCTCGTGCGGCTGTGGCGGGCCGAGGATCCCAAGAGTTACCACGTGGAGTACGGATATTCTTGCATGGGCTATGAGATTCCGGCGGGGCTGGGCGTCAAGCTGGCCGAGCCTTCGCGGCGGGTGGTGGTAATGGTCGGTGACGGCAGCTACCTGATGATGAACAGCGAACTGGTCACGGCGGTGGCCGAGAACCTGAGCCTGACGGTGGTGCTGGTGGACAACCGCGCTTTCATGAGCATTCGCGGCCTCCAGATGGAATCTGGCAGCCCCAGTTTCAACAACGAACTGCGCCACCGCGACCCCAAAACGGGGCGAACCGATGGATCAATCGTCAAGCTGGACTTCGTGCAACATGCCCGTGGACTGGGGGCGCAAGCGAGGCAAGCCGAAACGCTGGACGCCCTACAGGAAGCGTTGGAGACCGCCGAGCAAGAAGGCGGCGTGCAGGTGATCGTGGTGCCGGTCAATCTGCGCGAACGGGTGCCGGGCTTTGAGAGTTGGTGGGACGTGCCGATTGCCGAGGTGTCGGGGCAGGCCGCCGTGAACGCCACCCACGCCGCTTATCGCCAAAATTTGGAAAAACAGGTGCGGATATTTACACCCACACAGATAGAGGAAAAGGCATGA